From a single Micromonospora pallida genomic region:
- a CDS encoding NADH-quinone oxidoreductase subunit D, with translation MSTPSYATERETTEGRVFTVTGGDWDQVVSGTDPINDERIVVNMGPQHPSTHGVLRLILELEGETVREMRSVVGYLHTGIEKNLEYRNWVQGSTFVTRMDYLAPIFNETAYALAVEKLLGIEEQITDRATTIRVLMMELNRISSHLVWLATTGMELGAISIMLYGFREREYILEIFELITGLRMNHAYVRPGGVAQDVPDEAIVKIRRFLKEMPKKLKEYEDLLSGQPIWVERTKNVAVLDVTACLALGVTGPVLRSAGLPWDLRKTMPYCGYETYEFDVPTHPDGDVWGRYQVRLAEMRESLKLVEQALDRLKPGPVMVADKKIAWPAQLAIGVDGMGNSLEHVAKIMGQSMESLIHHFKLVTEGFRVPPGQVYVAIEAPRGELGVHAVSDGGTRPYRVHYREPSFVNLQALPAMAEGGLIADVIAGGASLDPVMGGCDR, from the coding sequence GTGAGCACCCCGAGCTACGCCACCGAGCGCGAGACGACCGAGGGCAGGGTCTTCACCGTCACCGGCGGGGACTGGGACCAGGTCGTCTCCGGCACCGATCCGATCAACGACGAGCGGATCGTCGTCAACATGGGTCCGCAGCACCCGTCCACGCACGGCGTGCTGCGGCTGATCCTGGAGCTGGAGGGCGAAACCGTCCGCGAGATGCGGTCGGTCGTCGGTTACCTGCACACCGGGATCGAGAAGAACCTCGAGTACCGCAACTGGGTGCAGGGGTCGACCTTCGTGACCCGGATGGACTACCTCGCCCCGATCTTCAACGAGACGGCGTACGCGCTGGCGGTGGAGAAGCTGCTCGGCATCGAGGAGCAGATCACCGACCGGGCGACCACCATCCGGGTGCTCATGATGGAGCTGAACCGGATCTCCTCGCACCTGGTCTGGCTGGCCACCACCGGCATGGAGCTGGGCGCGATCTCGATCATGCTCTACGGCTTCCGCGAGCGGGAGTACATCCTCGAGATCTTCGAGCTCATCACCGGCCTGCGGATGAACCACGCGTACGTCCGGCCCGGCGGGGTCGCCCAGGACGTGCCGGACGAGGCGATCGTCAAGATCCGCAGGTTCCTCAAGGAGATGCCGAAGAAGCTCAAGGAGTACGAGGACCTCCTCTCCGGTCAGCCGATCTGGGTCGAGCGGACGAAGAACGTCGCCGTGCTCGACGTGACCGCCTGCCTGGCGCTCGGCGTCACCGGTCCGGTGCTCCGCTCCGCCGGGCTCCCCTGGGACCTGCGTAAGACCATGCCGTACTGCGGCTACGAGACGTACGAGTTCGACGTGCCGACCCACCCGGACGGCGACGTCTGGGGCCGCTACCAGGTTCGGCTCGCCGAGATGCGGGAGTCGCTCAAGCTCGTCGAGCAGGCGCTGGACCGGCTGAAGCCGGGCCCGGTGATGGTCGCCGACAAGAAGATCGCCTGGCCGGCGCAGCTCGCCATCGGCGTCGACGGCATGGGCAACTCGCTGGAGCACGTGGCGAAGATCATGGGTCAGTCGATGGAGTCGCTGATCCACCACTTCAAGCTCGTCACCGAGGGCTTCCGGGTTCCGCCGGGCCAGGTCTACGTGGCGATCGAGGCGCCCCGTGGCGAGCTGGGCGTGCACGCGGTCTCCGACGGCGGCACCCGGCCCTACCGGGTGCACTACCGGGAGCCGAGCTTCGTCAACCTCCAGGCGCTCCCGGCGATGGCCGAGGGCGGCCTGATCGCCGACGTGATCGCCGGTGGTGCCTCGCTGGACCCCGTGATGGGTGGTTGTGACCGATGA
- a CDS encoding NADH-quinone oxidoreductase subunit C, which produces MTAPHDKPNDGGVPVPVTPAGASTTAPAEYPPASPAGRGMFGIQGSGDTSGFGGLVRPRRPIEEASRPYGSYFDEVRDALEEAYPGFDEAIEKVVVDRGELTLHVRPEKIAEVCQVMRDDLALRFELCSSVSGADYLGADERRLHVVYHLTSMTYRRRVRLEAAVSAENPHLPSVTSVYPTADWQERETYDMFGVVFDGHPSLTRILMPDDWEGHPQRKDYPLGGVPVEYKGAEIPPPDQRRSYQ; this is translated from the coding sequence ATGACGGCGCCACACGACAAGCCGAACGACGGGGGCGTTCCGGTACCGGTGACGCCGGCCGGCGCGAGCACCACCGCGCCGGCCGAGTACCCGCCGGCCAGCCCGGCTGGTCGGGGCATGTTCGGCATTCAGGGCTCCGGTGACACCTCCGGCTTCGGCGGCCTGGTCCGGCCGCGCCGGCCGATCGAGGAGGCCAGCCGGCCGTACGGCAGCTACTTCGACGAGGTCCGTGACGCGCTGGAGGAGGCGTACCCGGGATTCGACGAGGCGATCGAGAAGGTCGTCGTCGACCGGGGTGAGCTGACCCTGCACGTGCGCCCGGAGAAGATCGCCGAGGTGTGCCAGGTGATGCGGGACGACCTCGCCCTCCGCTTCGAGCTCTGCTCCTCGGTCTCCGGGGCGGACTACCTCGGCGCGGACGAGCGCCGGCTGCACGTGGTCTACCACCTGACCTCGATGACCTACCGCCGTCGGGTGCGCCTGGAGGCCGCCGTTTCGGCGGAGAACCCGCACCTGCCGAGCGTGACCAGCGTCTACCCGACCGCCGACTGGCAGGAGCGGGAGACGTACGACATGTTCGGCGTCGTCTTCGACGGCCACCCCAGCCTGACCCGGATCCTCATGCCGGACGACTGGGAGGGGCACCCGCAGCGCAAGGACTACCCGCTCGGCGGCGTTCCCGTCGAGTACAAGGGCGCGGAGATCCCACCGCCAGACCAGCGGAGGTCCTACCAGTGA
- a CDS encoding NuoB/complex I 20 kDa subunit family protein: MGIEEKLPAGILLTSVEKLVNWSRKSSVWGATFGLACCAIEMMAAGGPHYDMGRWGMEVFRASPRQADLMIVAGRVSQKMAPVLRQIYDQMAEPRWVLSMGVCASSGGMFNNYAIVQGVDHVVPVDMYLPGCPPRPEMLIDAVLKLREKIGHEPLGPNGRKMLEARKARGDVPVVPYGSMPSSYREDRARRAEWTQAVREGREEQLRIENWMKAQNHLHPYGGIK; the protein is encoded by the coding sequence ATGGGAATCGAGGAGAAGCTTCCCGCCGGCATCCTGCTGACCTCGGTGGAGAAGCTGGTCAACTGGTCGCGGAAGTCGTCGGTCTGGGGCGCCACCTTCGGCCTGGCCTGCTGCGCGATCGAGATGATGGCCGCCGGTGGTCCGCACTACGACATGGGCCGCTGGGGCATGGAGGTCTTCCGTGCCTCGCCCCGTCAGGCCGACCTGATGATCGTCGCCGGCCGGGTCAGCCAAAAGATGGCCCCGGTCCTGCGGCAGATCTACGACCAGATGGCCGAGCCCCGCTGGGTGCTCTCGATGGGCGTCTGCGCCAGCAGCGGCGGCATGTTCAACAACTACGCCATCGTCCAGGGCGTCGACCACGTCGTCCCGGTCGACATGTACCTCCCCGGCTGCCCGCCCCGGCCGGAGATGCTGATCGACGCGGTCCTCAAGCTTCGCGAGAAGATCGGGCACGAGCCGCTCGGCCCGAACGGCCGCAAGATGCTCGAGGCCCGCAAGGCCCGCGGTGACGTGCCCGTCGTTCCGTACGGCTCGATGCCGTCGTCGTACCGCGAGGACCGGGCCCGCCGCGCCGAGTGGACCCAGGCGGTCCGGGAGGGGCGCGAGGAGCAACTCCGGATCGAGAACTGGATGAAGGCCCAGAACCACCTCCACCCGTACGGGGGCATCAAATGA
- a CDS encoding NADH-quinone oxidoreductase subunit A gives MTLSPYAPIIGLFALAAAFALFSIAGARLAGPRRNNKAKLEAYECGIEPSPQPVGGGRFPIKFYLTAMLFIVFDIEIIFLYPWAVSFDALPIFGFVEMVLFIVAVFVAYAYVWRRGGLDWD, from the coding sequence ATGACGCTCTCGCCTTACGCACCCATCATCGGGCTGTTCGCCCTCGCCGCAGCGTTCGCGCTCTTCTCGATCGCCGGCGCCCGCCTCGCCGGCCCGCGCCGCAACAACAAGGCCAAGCTCGAGGCGTACGAATGCGGCATCGAGCCGAGCCCGCAACCGGTCGGCGGTGGCCGGTTCCCGATCAAGTTCTACCTGACGGCGATGCTCTTCATCGTCTTCGACATCGAGATCATCTTCCTCTACCCCTGGGCGGTCTCGTTCGACGCCCTGCCGATCTTCGGCTTCGTGGAGATGGTCCTGTTCATCGTCGCGGTCTTCGTCGCGTACGCCTACGTGTGGCGGCGTGGCGGCCTGGACTGGGACTGA
- a CDS encoding geranylgeranyl reductase family protein, with product MTTVEQDADVIVVGAGPGGSATAYHLARHGVRVLLLEKTEFPREKVCGDGLTPRAVRQLVRMGVDTSPEAGWLQNRGLRVIGGGLRLELDWPDLASFPNYGLVRTRLDFDDLLARQAVSAGAELRTGVNVVGPVLDGSGRVTGVEAEVGPDKAPATFHAPLVVAADGVSGRFPLALGLAKREDRPIGVAVRRYYRCPAKHDDNYLESWLELRSKGSDALLPGYGWIFGLGDGRVNVGLGVLNSSSAFGKTNYRRLLTDWLANTPDDWGMTDEANAEGPILGAALPMGFNRVPHYTRGVLLVGDSGGMVNPFNGEGIAYAMESGELAAEIAVQALARPAGAERERALSAYPTELKARFGGYYRLGGIFVKLIGRPEIMRLATKHGLPQPLLMRFVLKLLANLTDPRGGDAMDRVINAMTKVAPAV from the coding sequence ATGACGACGGTGGAGCAAGACGCCGACGTGATCGTCGTGGGCGCCGGTCCCGGCGGCTCGGCGACCGCGTACCACTTGGCGCGGCACGGGGTGCGGGTGCTGCTGCTCGAGAAGACCGAGTTCCCCCGGGAGAAGGTCTGCGGCGACGGGCTGACCCCGCGCGCAGTCCGGCAGCTCGTCCGGATGGGTGTGGACACCTCGCCCGAGGCCGGCTGGCTGCAGAACCGGGGCCTGCGGGTGATCGGCGGCGGCCTCCGGCTCGAACTGGACTGGCCCGACCTGGCCAGCTTCCCCAACTACGGTCTCGTCCGCACCCGGCTGGACTTCGACGACCTGCTCGCCCGGCAGGCCGTGTCCGCCGGCGCCGAGCTGCGCACCGGCGTGAACGTGGTCGGCCCGGTGCTCGACGGCAGCGGCCGGGTGACCGGCGTCGAGGCCGAGGTAGGCCCGGACAAGGCCCCGGCCACCTTCCACGCCCCGCTGGTGGTCGCCGCCGACGGCGTCTCCGGCCGGTTCCCGCTGGCGCTCGGCCTGGCCAAGCGGGAGGACCGCCCGATCGGGGTCGCGGTCCGGCGCTACTACCGCTGCCCGGCCAAGCACGACGACAACTACCTCGAGTCCTGGCTCGAACTGCGCAGCAAGGGCAGCGACGCGCTGCTGCCCGGGTACGGCTGGATCTTCGGCCTCGGTGACGGCCGGGTCAACGTCGGCCTGGGCGTGCTCAACTCCTCCTCCGCCTTCGGCAAGACGAACTACCGGCGGCTGCTCACCGACTGGCTGGCCAACACCCCGGACGACTGGGGCATGACCGACGAGGCGAACGCCGAGGGCCCGATTCTCGGCGCGGCGCTGCCGATGGGCTTCAACCGGGTGCCGCACTACACCCGGGGCGTGCTGCTGGTCGGTGACTCCGGTGGCATGGTCAACCCCTTCAACGGTGAGGGCATCGCGTACGCGATGGAGTCCGGCGAGCTGGCCGCGGAGATCGCGGTGCAGGCGCTGGCCCGTCCGGCGGGCGCGGAGCGTGAGCGGGCGCTGTCGGCGTACCCGACGGAGTTGAAGGCGCGGTTCGGCGGCTACTACCGGCTCGGCGGGATCTTCGTGAAGCTGATCGGCCGACCGGAGATCATGCGGCTCGCCACCAAGCACGGCCTGCCGCAGCCGCTGCTCATGCGCTTCGTGCTGAAGCTGTTGGCCAACCTGACCGATCCGCGCGGCGGGGACGCGATGGATCGGGTCATCAACGCGATGACGAAGGTGGCTCCAGCGGTCTAG
- a CDS encoding demethylmenaquinone methyltransferase, with protein sequence MSRTPQGQRASLDKQPHEVAAMFDGVAARYDLTNTVLSFGQDRGWRRATRLALALEPGERVLDVGAGTGVSTEELARSGAYAVGADLSLGMLAAGRRVRPEVPLLAGDALRLPFADATFDAVTISFALRNVSDPDAALREFARVTRPGGRLVVCEFSSPTNPAFRTVYLSYLMRSLPTVARTVSSNPDAYVYLAESIRAWPDQPALAARIGAAGWGRVAWRNLTGGIAALHRAVRD encoded by the coding sequence GTGAGCCGTACCCCGCAGGGCCAGCGCGCCAGTCTGGACAAGCAGCCGCACGAGGTCGCCGCGATGTTCGACGGCGTGGCCGCCCGATACGACCTGACCAACACCGTGCTCTCCTTCGGGCAGGACCGGGGATGGCGCCGGGCGACCCGGCTCGCCCTCGCGCTCGAGCCCGGCGAGCGGGTGCTGGACGTGGGGGCGGGCACCGGGGTGTCCACCGAGGAACTGGCCCGCTCCGGGGCGTACGCCGTCGGCGCCGACCTGAGCCTGGGCATGCTCGCCGCCGGGCGGCGGGTCCGGCCGGAGGTGCCGCTGCTGGCCGGGGACGCGCTGCGGCTGCCGTTCGCCGACGCCACGTTCGACGCGGTGACCATCTCCTTCGCGTTGCGCAACGTGTCGGACCCGGATGCGGCCCTGCGCGAGTTCGCCCGGGTCACCCGTCCCGGCGGGCGGCTGGTGGTCTGCGAGTTCAGCAGCCCCACCAACCCGGCGTTCCGCACCGTCTACCTGTCGTACCTGATGCGTTCGCTGCCGACGGTGGCCCGGACGGTCTCCAGCAACCCGGACGCCTATGTGTACCTTGCCGAGTCGATCCGGGCCTGGCCCGACCAGCCTGCGTTGGCCGCGCGGATCGGCGCGGCGGGGTGGGGTCGGGTGGCGTGGCGCAACCTGACCGGAGGGATCGCGGCGCTGCACCGGGCAGTCCGCGACTAG
- a CDS encoding cell wall anchor protein, whose amino-acid sequence MNLFTRPALARAGAATLLTAGLVAVGAPAQAADQADLALIPVSSQIAKGVTEAKAKPFKFTVDNTRGAVDARNVTVKVDARKVKQKKVGFFAPEGCQVQEAAVYSCLLGDLTAGTSEDFGIPLFSTGTRGAAGTLVVTISADTTDPNLEDNTVEVDLTVTKPGYDLVTWAQDVYADVVVDGDEESETGLRPVRPGETAPLDWAVYNGGSRRATGLFYGIVLPAGVSFAELPENCVQEDFLGTARAFCEDLSVLIKPGQFYTDVVRVKVSEEATQPVLRVGEIFAYGLDGLLEGEPEEEPQPVREAQRRTFVEADDSDNQAVFDVFVDLTAPTQGPTTSPTASPTVPPAAGGGGGGEGGLPVTGVQAGLIGGVGGSVLLVGGALLLLARRRRVLLVTPADEKTVN is encoded by the coding sequence ATGAACCTGTTCACCCGTCCGGCGTTGGCCCGGGCCGGCGCCGCGACCCTGCTCACCGCGGGGCTGGTCGCGGTCGGTGCCCCGGCGCAGGCGGCCGACCAGGCCGACCTGGCACTCATTCCGGTCAGCAGCCAGATCGCCAAGGGCGTCACCGAGGCCAAGGCCAAGCCCTTCAAGTTCACCGTGGACAACACGCGAGGCGCGGTCGACGCCCGGAACGTCACCGTCAAGGTGGACGCCCGGAAGGTCAAGCAGAAGAAGGTCGGCTTCTTCGCCCCCGAGGGCTGCCAGGTGCAGGAGGCGGCCGTCTACTCCTGCCTTCTCGGTGACCTGACCGCCGGGACCAGCGAGGACTTCGGCATTCCGCTGTTCAGCACCGGTACGCGCGGTGCCGCCGGCACCCTGGTGGTCACCATCAGCGCGGACACCACCGACCCGAACCTGGAGGACAACACGGTCGAGGTCGACCTCACCGTGACCAAGCCCGGTTACGACCTGGTCACCTGGGCGCAGGACGTCTACGCCGACGTCGTGGTCGACGGTGACGAGGAGTCCGAGACCGGTCTGCGGCCGGTTCGGCCGGGCGAGACGGCCCCTCTGGACTGGGCTGTCTACAACGGTGGCAGCCGGCGGGCGACCGGACTGTTCTACGGCATCGTCCTGCCGGCCGGGGTCAGCTTCGCCGAGCTGCCCGAGAACTGCGTCCAGGAGGACTTCCTCGGGACCGCCCGGGCCTTCTGCGAGGACCTCTCGGTGCTGATCAAGCCGGGCCAGTTCTACACCGACGTCGTGCGGGTGAAGGTGTCCGAGGAGGCCACCCAGCCGGTGCTGCGGGTCGGCGAGATCTTCGCCTACGGCCTGGACGGGCTCCTCGAGGGCGAGCCGGAGGAGGAGCCGCAGCCCGTCCGTGAGGCGCAGCGCCGGACCTTCGTCGAGGCCGACGACTCCGACAACCAGGCGGTCTTCGACGTCTTCGTCGACCTGACCGCTCCGACGCAGGGCCCGACCACCTCGCCGACGGCGTCGCCGACCGTCCCGCCGGCCGCCGGTGGTGGCGGTGGCGGCGAGGGTGGGCTGCCGGTGACCGGTGTGCAGGCCGGCCTGATCGGCGGCGTGGGCGGCAGCGTCCTGCTCGTCGGTGGCGCGCTGCTGCTGCTCGCCCGGCGGCGTCGGGTGCTGCTGGTGACCCCGGCCGACGAGAAGACCGTCAACTGA
- the mqnC gene encoding cyclic dehypoxanthinyl futalosine synthase, with translation MSVSREIDDILQRGADGGRITPEEALLLYTEAPFHALGEAADAVRRRRYPDNIVTYLIDRNINYTNVCVTACKFCAFYRAPKHQEGWTHPTEEILRRCGEAVELGATQVMLQGGHHPDYGVEYYEELFSSVKKAYPQLAIHSIGPSEILHMAKVSGVGLDEAIARIKAAGLDSIAGAGAEMLPERPRKAIAPLKESGERWLEVMELAHRQGVESTATMMMGTGETNAERIEHLRMIRDVQDRTKGFRAFIPWTYQPENNHLKGRTQATTLEYLRLVAVARLFFETVPHLQASWLTTGKDVGQLALHMGVDDLGSIMLEENVISSAGARHRSNLHELIAMIRSADRIPAQRDTLYRRLAVHHTPADDPTDDRVVSHFSSIAIPGGGIGRPLPLVDVK, from the coding sequence GTGAGTGTGAGCCGGGAGATCGACGACATCCTGCAGCGTGGTGCGGACGGCGGGCGGATCACGCCCGAGGAGGCGCTGCTGCTCTACACCGAGGCGCCCTTCCACGCCCTCGGTGAGGCGGCCGACGCGGTACGGCGGCGGCGGTACCCGGACAACATCGTCACGTACCTGATCGACCGCAACATCAACTACACCAACGTCTGCGTGACCGCGTGCAAGTTCTGCGCCTTCTACCGGGCGCCGAAGCACCAGGAGGGGTGGACCCACCCGACCGAGGAGATCCTGCGCCGCTGCGGCGAGGCGGTCGAGTTGGGCGCGACGCAGGTGATGCTCCAGGGCGGCCACCACCCGGACTACGGCGTCGAGTACTACGAGGAACTGTTCTCCTCGGTGAAGAAGGCATACCCGCAGCTCGCCATCCACTCGATCGGGCCGAGCGAGATCCTGCACATGGCGAAGGTCTCCGGCGTCGGCCTGGACGAGGCGATCGCCCGGATCAAGGCCGCCGGGCTGGACTCGATCGCCGGGGCTGGGGCGGAGATGCTGCCGGAGCGCCCTCGGAAGGCCATCGCGCCGCTGAAGGAGTCCGGCGAGCGCTGGCTGGAGGTCATGGAACTGGCCCACCGGCAGGGGGTCGAGTCGACGGCCACCATGATGATGGGCACCGGCGAGACCAACGCCGAACGGATCGAGCACCTGCGGATGATCCGCGACGTGCAGGACCGGACGAAGGGCTTCCGCGCCTTCATCCCGTGGACGTACCAGCCGGAGAACAACCACCTCAAGGGGCGCACCCAGGCGACCACCCTCGAGTACCTGCGCCTGGTCGCGGTGGCCCGGCTCTTCTTCGAGACCGTCCCGCACCTCCAGGCGTCCTGGCTGACCACCGGCAAGGACGTCGGCCAGCTGGCCCTGCACATGGGGGTGGACGACCTCGGCTCGATCATGCTGGAGGAGAACGTCATCTCCTCGGCCGGTGCCCGGCACCGGTCCAACCTGCACGAGCTGATCGCGATGATCCGGTCCGCCGACCGGATCCCGGCCCAGCGCGACACCCTCTACCGCCGCCTGGCCGTGCACCACACGCCGGCCGACGACCCGACCGACGACCGGGTCGTCTCGCACTTCTCGTCGATCGCCATTCCGGGTGGCGGGATCGGCCGACCGCTGCCATTGGTTGATGTCAAGTAA
- a CDS encoding ATP-grasp domain-containing protein gives MLLVPADPLRPRHPDPHFAPEALTAREAGVPVALVDHDALARGDADAALRRLPGEGEAVYRGWMLHADRYAAFAEALATRGVTLRTRPDQYRRAHELPGWYADLAPVTPVTVWTSGDGRDAFDQARTELGDGPAVLRDYCKSMKHYWHEATLIPDLADAEAAWAVARRFRELREDDFVGGFVLRRFEQFTSAEVRTWWRDGQCVLVGPHPDTPNLPPDTTPDLTTITPLVAALSLPFVTVDLAQRDDGVWRVVELGDAQVSDRPATITPARLLTPLLPPTPTPHPTPPDRPVDHGVVAPN, from the coding sequence ATGTTGCTCGTACCCGCCGACCCGCTTCGCCCCCGCCACCCGGACCCGCACTTCGCCCCCGAGGCCCTGACCGCCCGGGAGGCCGGCGTACCAGTCGCGCTGGTCGACCACGACGCGCTCGCCCGAGGCGACGCCGACGCCGCTCTACGACGCCTGCCCGGCGAGGGTGAGGCGGTCTACCGAGGCTGGATGCTCCACGCCGACCGGTACGCCGCCTTCGCCGAGGCGTTAGCCACCCGGGGCGTCACCCTACGCACCCGCCCCGACCAGTACCGACGCGCGCACGAACTGCCCGGCTGGTACGCGGACCTGGCCCCGGTGACCCCGGTGACCGTCTGGACGTCCGGCGACGGACGGGACGCCTTCGACCAGGCCCGCACGGAACTCGGTGACGGCCCGGCGGTGCTCCGCGACTACTGCAAGTCCATGAAGCACTACTGGCACGAGGCGACCCTCATCCCCGACCTGGCCGACGCCGAGGCGGCCTGGGCGGTCGCTCGCCGCTTCCGGGAACTCCGCGAGGACGACTTCGTCGGTGGCTTCGTGCTCCGCCGCTTCGAGCAGTTCACCTCGGCAGAGGTACGCACCTGGTGGCGGGACGGCCAGTGCGTCCTGGTCGGCCCACATCCGGACACGCCCAACCTGCCCCCCGACACCACCCCCGACCTGACCACCATCACGCCACTGGTGGCCGCCCTCTCCCTGCCCTTCGTCACCGTCGACCTAGCGCAGCGCGACGACGGCGTCTGGCGCGTGGTCGAGCTGGGCGACGCCCAGGTCAGCGACCGCCCCGCCACCATCACCCCAGCCCGCCTACTCACCCCACTGCTACCCCCCACCCCCACCCCCCACCCCACGCCCCCTGACCGCCCCGTCGATCATGGAGTTGTGGCGCCCAATTAG
- a CDS encoding DUF559 domain-containing protein: protein MADDLYRYPELLSGGKTRGAVRHAVDAGRLRRVTRGIYAGSDRELGAELRALFMRLPAGAVVGFHTGARLHGFGDVPQDVLHVIVPAGSVVPKIAGVTVHEAMLPVRDPVLLSGVPAAPAARCAVDLARTLRRIDVLPLLDLALRSGACLPADLAQEVTRHARLRGVRQACELVSLADARSECRQESQLRLVLVDGGLPRPEPQIWIADEWGHPAFRLDLGYRAHRVGVEYDGSSHLTRERLRNDRARMNWLSARGWTMRHFTDRDLYRRPDHIVQEVRRALSPGLVAGS from the coding sequence GTGGCCGATGACCTGTATCGCTATCCCGAATTGCTCTCCGGCGGCAAGACCCGAGGTGCCGTCCGGCACGCTGTCGATGCTGGGCGCCTTCGCCGGGTGACCCGGGGAATCTACGCCGGCTCGGACCGCGAGCTTGGCGCGGAGTTACGGGCGTTGTTCATGCGGCTGCCGGCCGGGGCGGTGGTCGGTTTCCATACCGGAGCCCGCCTGCACGGATTCGGTGACGTGCCGCAGGATGTCCTGCACGTGATCGTGCCAGCCGGCTCGGTAGTGCCGAAAATCGCCGGGGTGACCGTCCACGAGGCGATGTTGCCGGTACGCGATCCGGTGCTGCTCTCCGGCGTGCCGGCTGCCCCGGCCGCCCGCTGTGCCGTCGACCTGGCCCGCACGCTGCGGCGGATCGACGTGCTGCCCCTCCTCGATCTCGCGCTGCGGTCCGGTGCCTGCCTGCCGGCCGACCTTGCGCAGGAGGTGACGCGACATGCCCGGTTGCGCGGCGTACGGCAGGCCTGCGAGCTCGTGTCCTTGGCGGACGCCAGGTCGGAGTGTCGGCAGGAGAGCCAGTTACGTCTGGTGCTCGTCGACGGCGGCCTGCCCCGCCCCGAGCCGCAGATCTGGATCGCCGACGAGTGGGGGCACCCGGCCTTCCGGCTCGACCTGGGTTACCGCGCCCACCGGGTCGGCGTCGAGTACGACGGCAGTTCCCACCTGACCCGCGAGCGCCTCCGGAACGACCGAGCCAGGATGAACTGGCTGTCGGCCCGCGGCTGGACCATGCGGCACTTCACCGACCGGGACCTCTACCGTCGCCCGGATCACATCGTCCAGGAGGTCCGTCGAGCCCTCTCGCCTGGGCTGGTGGCGGGGAGTTGA